The sequence below is a genomic window from Coleofasciculus chthonoplastes PCC 7420.
AGAAGAATGAGCAAGCCATCGACTACTATCAACAAGCCGCTGCCAGCGCGATTTTCCCCAATCCACAATTTGAAGCATCTGTCAATCAACTCGACCTACTCCTGGAAACCAACCAAAAGCAACCCGCCACTACCTTAATCCCCCAACTCCAGGAACTCGCCCAAAACCTACCCACCACTCGCCCCGCCATCTATGCCCAAATTCACTTTGCCCAAACCCTCACCCACCATCAAACTAAACTGAACCCCACCCTATCTGCCCCAGAAATCGCCCAGATTCTCGCCTACGCCCAACAGCAGGCACAACGCATCAACGACACCGTAGCCGAATCCTATGCCCTCGGCTACCTGGGACACCTCTACGAAAAAGCCCAACAATGGCAGGACGCTGAACGCCTTACCCGACAAGCCTTGGCACAAGCCAAAATTCCCCCAGAAGTCGCCTATCAATGGCAGTGGCAACTGGGACGACTCTTAAAAGCCCAGCAGAAACACCAAGCCGCCACCAACGCCTACACCGACGCCTATAAAACCCTGAAACTCCTGAGAGGAGACTTAGTTGCCGCCAACCCCGATATCAAATTTACGTTCCGAGACGAAGTTGAACCCGTCTATCGGGAACTCGTAGACTTACTCCTGTCCCCTCAAGGAACCAGCGAACCTAGCCAAGAGAAACTGAAACAAGCCCGTGAGGTGATCGAGGCACTCCAGGTAGCGGAACTAGAAAACTTCTTTCAATCCGCCTGTTTGGATTCAACGGTACAAGTTGACCAAGTGGTCGATGAAAAAGACCCCACCGCCGCCATTATTTATCCGATTGTACTCAAAGACCGCATCGAAGTCATCCTCAAGTTACCGGGCGAAGCCAATCTGATTCATTATCGCTCCCCTGACGTATCCCGCCAAGACGTGGAAGACACTGTAAAACGATTCCGCAGCAATCTCCAAGATCCTTTCACCCACCCAGCTATCAAAGAGGATGGGCAAACCCTCTACAACTGGTTAATCAAACCAGCACGCCCTTACCTAGAACGCCATGGGATCAAAACCCTAATTTTTGTCCTGGATGAACCCCTGCGAAATATTCCCATGGCAGCGCTTTACGACGGGGAAACCTATCTGGCTCAAACTTATGCCACTGCCCTAGTTTTGGGGCTAGAAGTGCGCGATTCCCATCGGCTAGAGCGAAACCAGATGGATGTGCTAGCTGTCAGTCTCACTGAACCGCCGCCAAAGGTGGGTAACTTCGCTGAGTTAGTCAATGCCAATTGCGAGTTAGACAAAATCAAAGCCGCAGGTATTCCTGTTGCTTTCATCCGCGACGAAGATTTCACCAAAACCGCATTAGAACAACGCCTGGAGCGCTCTCATTTCGACATCGTACACCTAGCCACTCACGGTCAATTTGGCGACAAACCAGAAGACACCTTTATTCTGGCGGCTGACGGGAAGATTCCCTTAGACCAATTTAGCCAACTATTTCGCCGCCAACAGTCCACCACAACCCAAGGGATTGAACTCCTGCTGCTCAGTGCCTGCCACACCGCCACAGGCAGCAATCGAGCCGTACTCGGAATTGCTGGAGCCGCGATTCAGGCAGGAACACAGAGTGCGATCGCGTCTCTCTGGAGTTTGGATGATCTCTCCAGTGTTACCTTTACAGAAGCCTTCTACCAACACCTAGGACAACCGGGAGTGTCTCGCGCCGAAGCCCTACGACGAGCGCAGCAGGCGATGTTACAAGATGCCAACTACCAAGCGCCCCTCTTCTGGGCTGCCTATGTCTTAGTCGGAAGTTGGTTTTGAGCCTCAAGCTGACAATAGCTGAGAAGCTGTTACTGCTAGTTCGGGAAATGTCGGAGAGATAATCCGCTGATTTCCTGTAAAGACGGTTGTTTCATATCCTGTCTCTGCCAATAACAGCACACAAACCTGAGATTGGCGTAAGTCTACAATCCAATATTCGGGGATTTTTATCGTCTTGTACTCCGCCAATTTCTGTTCATAATCGATTTTTTTCGATCCCGGACTAACGACTTCAACCACTAAAAGGGGTGGCGTTTTCAACACAGCCGCTGATCGCTTATCTGCTTTCAGTTCAGCCCACTGTACTGCTGTCATGACACAGACATCTGGGGTGCGTGAACGATCTTTTCCGGTAACAGGGTTTTTTCCCGTGTACACCCCAGCTTTGTCCTTGGCTTTCCAGGGTTGACGATAGCGACGGATTTG
It includes:
- a CDS encoding CHAT domain-containing protein translates to YQTQGEPLNQAMTLSNLALAHQELAQSDQANHAIAQSFALLDTIPPNTSERLRVQAQALNTQGTLQLAQGQPETALKTWQHASQLYTQIPDEPGIIRSQINQALALRALGLYRRARNTLEQLAQTTLPTQPDNPLKAAAYANLGNLLRSLGSPEQAKETLQKSLDIARTLNSPADISAALLGLGNTARSQEKNEQAIDYYQQAAASAIFPNPQFEASVNQLDLLLETNQKQPATTLIPQLQELAQNLPTTRPAIYAQIHFAQTLTHHQTKLNPTLSAPEIAQILAYAQQQAQRINDTVAESYALGYLGHLYEKAQQWQDAERLTRQALAQAKIPPEVAYQWQWQLGRLLKAQQKHQAATNAYTDAYKTLKLLRGDLVAANPDIKFTFRDEVEPVYRELVDLLLSPQGTSEPSQEKLKQAREVIEALQVAELENFFQSACLDSTVQVDQVVDEKDPTAAIIYPIVLKDRIEVILKLPGEANLIHYRSPDVSRQDVEDTVKRFRSNLQDPFTHPAIKEDGQTLYNWLIKPARPYLERHGIKTLIFVLDEPLRNIPMAALYDGETYLAQTYATALVLGLEVRDSHRLERNQMDVLAVSLTEPPPKVGNFAELVNANCELDKIKAAGIPVAFIRDEDFTKTALEQRLERSHFDIVHLATHGQFGDKPEDTFILAADGKIPLDQFSQLFRRQQSTTTQGIELLLLSACHTATGSNRAVLGIAGAAIQAGTQSAIASLWSLDDLSSVTFTEAFYQHLGQPGVSRAEALRRAQQAMLQDANYQAPLFWAAYVLVGSWF
- a CDS encoding Uma2 family endonuclease, whose product is MTQTPVKNLTFEDYVTYDDGTDNIYELVDGKLVMVPLPTADHGDTIDLLLDVFREQIRRYRQPWKAKDKAGVYTGKNPVTGKDRSRTPDVCVMTAVQWAELKADKRSAAVLKTPPLLVVEVVSPGSKKIDYEQKLAEYKTIKIPEYWIVDLRQSQVCVLLLAETGYETTVFTGNQRIISPTFPELAVTASQLLSA